In the Dyella humicola genome, ATCGGACGCTTGTTATTGGCGGAAACGGCGGCTTCCACCTTCTTTACGAGGTGCAGGTCGACAAACGGACCTTTCTTTAGAGAGCGCGGCATAATCGTTTCCTATTACTTGCGACGACGCACGATGAACTGCTGGGTGCGCTTGTTATTGCGCGTCTTGTAACCCTTGGTCGGCGTGCCCCACGGGCTGACCGGATGACGGCCGCCGGAGGTTTTGCCTTCACCACCGCCATGCGGATGGTCGACCGGGTTCATCACCACACCGCGAACGGTCGGGCGGATACCCATCCAGCGCTTGACACCAGCCTTGCCCAGCTTCTTCAAGCTGTGCTCGCTGTTGCCCACTTCGCCGATGGTGGCGCGGCAGTCGACCGGCACGCGGCGCATCTCGCCGGAGCGCAGACGCAGCGTGGCGTAACCCGACTCGCGAGCCACCAGCTGGACCGAAGCACCAGCGGAACGTGCGATCTGCGCGCCCTTGCCCGGCTTCATCTCGATGCAGTGAATGGTGCTACCCACCGGGATGCTGCGCAGCGGCAGGCTGTTGCCAGCCTTGATCGGCGCGTCGCTGCCCGACACCAGACGGTCGCCCGCCTGCACGCCCTTCGGCGCGATGATGTAGCGGCGCTCGCCGTC is a window encoding:
- the rplB gene encoding 50S ribosomal protein L2 — its product is MALITHKPTSPGRRDAVSVRTEGLHKGAPYAALTEAKTKTGGRNHYGRITVRHQGGGHKQRYRIIDFKRDKEGIAARVERIEYDPNRTAHIALLCYADGERRYIIAPKGVQAGDRLVSGSDAPIKAGNSLPLRSIPVGSTIHCIEMKPGKGAQIARSAGASVQLVARESGYATLRLRSGEMRRVPVDCRATIGEVGNSEHSLKKLGKAGVKRWMGIRPTVRGVVMNPVDHPHGGGEGKTSGGRHPVSPWGTPTKGYKTRNNKRTQQFIVRRRK